TGCCAGCGCCGCGCCTGTTCCGATTGGGCTAGCAGAGCAAGGGCCTCGTCGCGCTCTTCTAGCGGCCAACGTTCGGGGTCAGCGCCATAGGCCGCGAGCAACTCGCGCAAGCGAGTGGCGGTCATCGATGAGCGATCGTCCATCGGCGTGGCGTCAGTCCTCTCCGAGCAGGTCCGGCAGCAGGTTGCGCAGCTGCTCGCGCAGGCGGCGCCGGCCACGTGCGAGCAGCGATTCGAGCGCCTCGACGCTTACGCCCATCGCGCCGGCGGCCTCGATGTTGCGCAGTCCCTGATAGTGGCACAGGGTGATGGCGATACGCTGCTGCGCCGGAAGTTGTGCCAGGGCCGCGTTCACATGCTCTCCGATGTCCTGCGCCTGCAGCCGAGCCGCCGCCGGCGGCGCCGGGTCACTCGGCTCAGCGATCTCGTCGAGGGCCAGCTCGGGACCGCGGCCGAGGCGGTCGAGGCAGAGATTGAGCGCGATACGGTGGAGCCAGGTGCTGAAGCGGGCGGTCGGTTGCCAGCGGGGCGCGTTGATCCAGACGCGCAAGAAGGTCTCTTGCGCCACGTCCTCCGCTCCCGCGCGATCGCCGAGCGTGCGGGCGGCAAAGCCGACAAGGCGTCCGAGGTGTCGCTCGACCAGCAGGCGGAAGGCGTCATGGTCGCCCGCGCCAATTCTGCGCATGAGTATTTCATCTGCGTCTGCCACGGCACGTTCGGCGGGTCAGTCGCCGCCTGCGCGGGCCGAGCGGGCACGCGCAGGCGGCAAGACTTTCAGTTAGCGCCGCGATCTCCGCGTCGCAAGCAACACCGCCGTCACCACGGCCCGCCGCGGCGCCCCGGCCCTCGCCGCGGGTGGTCGGTCTGTAGCTCGTCGAGACTCAGCGCACCGTCGCCATCGGTATCGACGTGGTTGAAATGGTGCTCCGCCATCTTGTCCCGCACCAGCGCTTCGAACACCTTGAATTCAGCCAAGGACAGAGTGCCGCTGGTATCGGCGTCTGCTTGGGCAACTAGCGCGGCACGCTCGGCCTCGATCTCCGCCCGCGCCGGCGGATCGGCGGCGAGCACCCAGCCGGGAAGCGCCAGTATTGCCCCACTCACGAGCCATTGGTTGATCTTCATGACGATCTCCTTCCGTCTATGGTCTCGGGCTCCAATCGGCCCGTCTACTTGAACGGACGGCGGCAAGAAATCCGTCGCTGGCCCAGCCGGCGGCGCGAGATTCAGTGGGCGCTGCTTCCCGGGCCCGCCAGCGCCACCGAGGTCGGTGGCGGCAGGTAGTAGAGCGGGTTGCGCGCGACATTGTCGCGGCGGACTTCGAAGTGGAGGTTGGGACCGGTGGTCCGGCCGCTGTCGCCGAGGGTGGCAATCTGCTGGCCGCGGCGCACGCGCGCCCCTTCTGCCGCCTGGTTCTGGCGATTGTGCGCATAGACGGTGGCGTAGCCGCGGTCGTGCCGCACGATGATCACGTTACCGTAACCGGCAAGGGCGTCGGCATAGATCACATCGCCGTCCGCCGCCGCCAGCACCGCGGTGCCGGCCGCGGCGGCGATGTCGATACCATCGTGAAAGCTCTCCCCGCGCGGCCCAAAACCGGAAGTGACACTGCCGGCTGAGATCGGCCAGGCGAACAGCCGGGCACCGTCAGCCGGCGGCAATTCCTCGCGCCGGGGAGCCTTCGCATTGACATCGCTCGGGGTGATGACATGCACCGGCAGTTGCCGCCGGGCGCCGGGGACGAATAGACGCTGGCCAGCGGTGATGCGCGACGGGTCGCGCAGGCGGTTGGCCCTGGCCAGCGCCTGCACCGACACACCGTAAGCCTTGCCGATGCGGTAGAGGGAATCGCCCGGCCGCACGCGATGATAAACTCCGCGGCTGCAGCCGGCGAGGATCATGGCTACGCCCACCACCACCGCCGCCGTTCGCCACCCAGGTTGCCGCGCTTCGTTCCCCACACCCACACTCACCCGGCGGGGCCCACTGCCTCCCCGCTTAGGCGTCGTTCCAGCCGTCAGCCCCGATCAGCTTCACGAACCGGCATTCGCCGAAGTACTCCTCCTGCCAGCCGGCCGCCATGCGCCGAATCCGCGCCAGCCCCTGCAACTCCGACTCGCCCAGCGGCAGCACCAAACACCCGGCCGCCGCCAGTTGCCCCAGCAAAGCGCGCGGGATACGGCGGGCCGCCGCCGTCACCACGATCGCGTCGAACGGCGACGCCTCGCACCAGCCCGCGCTGCCGTCACCGACGCGCACGTGCACCTGGGCGCCGAACCCGAGCGCGCGCAGGCGCTCGGCCGCACCCGCCGCCAGCTCCGGCACGCGCTCGATGGTGAAGACCTCGGCCCCCAGCTGCGCCAGCACCGCGGCCTGATAGCCCGAGCCGGTACCGACTTCGAGCACGCGGGCGCCGGCTCGCAGCGCCATGGTCTCGGTCATCAACGCCACCATGTACGGCTGCGAGATCGTCTGCCCGTGCCCGATCGCCAGCGGGTGATCGCCATAGGCGAAGCGCCGCTGCCCCTTCGGCACAAACTGATGGCGCGGAATCACCGCCAGCGCGCTCAGCACCCGCTCGTCGCGGATGCCGCGGGCGGCCAGCTGTTCGCGAACCATATCCAAGCGTTCGGCCTCGTAACCCATCGGTGCCACCGGCACAGCCGAACGCTACCACCGGCTCCGGTGCTGGGCAAATGAAGCCTCGCGCTGCAACAGCCAAGGGTGTGCGACAAATTTGTGGGTAACGTGCAGCCGACCGGGCAAAGTCCTCACCAGTCTGACAGTACTGTGTACTGTCAGGCCGAGGCCCAGGTGGCCGAAAGGGACGCAATCTGTCATTCCCGCGAAAGCGGGAACCCACGGCACCGGCTCGCTACCACCCGCCAGCGCTACACGATCTCGTCATAGTGGCGCCAAACGCCAAACTGGATTCCCGCTTTCGCGGGAATGACGGCCCGCTTTCGCGGGAATGACGGCCATAACACCGAACCACGTTGCCCACAAATTCGTCGCGCACCCAACAGTCAACCCGCTCAACTCAGTACGCCACCGAGGGGAAGTAGCAGCCACGGGGCTCGTGATAGATGCCCATGGCCATCAGCGTGAGCGGCTTGATCACCCGCAGGCCGACGCCCAAGCACCAGCGGAACAAGCTCGCTTGCCGCGTCGGCAGCAGAAACGACACCGGCTGGGCCGTAGCCGCCGCCACTCCGACGATCAGCGCCTGCATATTGGCCTCACTTTCCGCCACCCCGTGGGCCGCTTGCCACATGGTCAGCGTCGTCGTGTAGGCGTTGATGCGGCCGTCGCGAATAGCCACGAACGGGTTGAGCACCGCCGTGGCGCCGCGTAGTTCATCGCTGCGCTCCAGGCCGTGCACGCGCCGGCATAGAGCCGCGCACTCCTCGACGTCGCCTTCGCGTAGCCGGCGCACCATCACGCCCGGCAGCGGCGCCACCTGCGGAATCCCGCTCACCAGCACCAGCGGCTCCTTCACCTCGAAGCCCAGCGAGGCGTAGAGCGACATCGAAGTGGTGTTGAAAGCGTCCTGCACCAAGCGAATGCCGGCGGCCTCACGACCGCGCGCAATTACCGCGCGCATCAGACAGCGCCCGACGCCGCAGTGCTGGCTGGCCGGATCAACCGAAATCGGCCCGACCGCTCGGATGGCGTCGCCCTCGGTCAGGAAGTTCGAGCCAATCACCTGCCCGTTCCACTCCGCCACTACTCCGTAGGCATGCTGCGTGAGAAAGGTGAGCACCTGGGTTGCCACCTCGAGCGAGGGAAAGTCGGGCGGAAAGTTGTGCTGCTCGGCAATGTCCCTAAATGCCTCATAGGCGATGCGGCCGCACACCTCGATGTCGGTGGGGGTAATTGGACGAACCACGACGTTCATCTCGCGCCCTCCCCTCTCACAGGCGCGCCCTGGCCGGCACCGGCCACGGCCGCCGCGTTGTTGTGTACCCGGATAGACCAGGTTCGGCTCCGGATCAACCGCGCGGCCACCCGGCCGACACCCTGTGATTACGCGGGCGCGGGGGCGGGCCCCTGCGCCGGTGTCACGCCGACACGGCGATGCGAATATCCTCAGGTGAAATCTGCGCCGAGGCCAAGATGAAACGCGGCCGCAGCAGCACCACCAACGCCGGCAACAAGGCCAGCGCGGCCACCGCACTGACCAGCATCGTCACCGGGATGAAGTAGCCGCACATCGCGAGCGGCCGGAAGTCGGAGAGCGCGTACACGCCGAAGCCGGCGCTGATGGCCACGGCCACGAACAGGATGGCACGCCCGGAGGTGTGCATCGTGCGCCGCAGCGCCGCTTCGAGGTCACCGCCGGCAGCGAATTCCTCGCGCAAGCGGTAGAGGAAATAAATCGCGTAGTCTGCCCCCACGCTGACGCCGATCGCCGCAATCGAGGCCCCGGTCAGATCGAAGGCGACGCCGAGCCCGGCGAACAGCCCGAGGTTCGCCAACAGCGCCACCGCCAGCGGGGCGACGACGTAGGCACCGCCGAGGGCGGTGCGCAGCAGGATGCTGGAAAACCCGAATATCACCGCCAGTAATATGGCCAGGTTCAGCACCTTGCCGTTGACCGTGTGGTCGTTGAGCGCCATCACCGTCGGTCCCACGCCGCCGGCCAAGGCGACCTGGATCCGTTGCGGCGGATTCTGCCGCAGGTAGAGCTCCAGCCGCGCCAGCACACGCCGGGTCAGACCGGAGTCGTCGCGGTTGAGAAAGCCTCGCACCACCGCACGGCTGTGTGTGCGATCGACGTAGCCGTCAAAGGCCGGCGACTGCGCCAGGAAGAAGAGCTGGCCGATGAGCGCGGCGTCCGCCGGCAGCCCGCTGCCGGCTTCCTCCGGGACGAAGACCTCGAAGCTGCGCCGCAGCATGTCCGCCAGCGAGAACGTCCGACCCACCCCAGGCTCGGCCGCCATCGCCTGCTGCAAGCCCGTCATCAGCCCGATCGCTTCCGGACTCTTCATCGAGCCGGGCTCGCCTTCGAGCAAGATCGTCAGCGTCGTCGTGCTCGGAAAGTGCCGCTCGAACACCCGCAAGTCGCGTCCGAGCTGATGCCGTTCGGACCAGTACGCGTGGGTATCGAACTCGGTCGTCAGCCGTGGTGTAACGGCGACGGCCAGCGCGGTCACGAGCGCGAAGGTCGCCACCACTGCCCGCGGGTGCCGTATCACTGCGAACTCGATCGGCGCCAACACCACCCCGAGCCCGCGCGACAATGGCCCCTCGCCCGTGCGCGAGCGGCCGACCGGCCACAGCGTGCGTAGTGCCAGCATGAAGGTCATCTCCAGCAGCACGGCGGCAACGATACCACTCGCCACCCCCAGGCCGAACTCCGTCAGCGTCGGAATACCCAGCAGCGACAGTGCGGCGAAGCCGCAGGCGGCGGTGCCGCCGGCCGCCAACATCACCGCCCCGATGCGGCTGGCCGATGCCACCACCGCCGCCGTACGGTCGTGCAGGAAGCGGAACTCTTCATAGTAGCGCTTGAGCATCTGCGCCGAGTGTCCCGCGGCCACCGTCATCACCACCAGTGAGACGGCACCGGTCCAAGGGTTGACGCGAAAGCCGGCTAGGCCCATGAAGCCCATGGCCATCGCCGTGCTGAGTAACGCCGTGGCCGCCGGCAAGATCACTCCTTGAATGTGGCCGAAGGCGAGATACAGCACCACCACGATCGCCGCCACCGTGCCGGCGAAGAACAAGCCCTGCTCGCGCACAATTGTCGCCTGGAACCGCTGTATGATCGGTTCGCCGGTCAAGGCGATGCGGATGTCCGGCGAGCGGTACTTCGCCACCATCTGCTCCACCGCCGCTGCCAGCTGGGTACTTTCGACGCCGTCGTAGAAGTCGAGCATAACCAGCGCCGCCCGTTCGTCGGCGCTCACCAGCGCGTCCCTGAACAGCGGCTCGCTGCGGTAGCGCTGGCGCAGCCCGGCGATGCCGGCGTCGTCTGCGGGCACTTCTCGCGCCAGGTAGTCGCTGGCCAAGACCCCGCCTTGATCCACCGGTACCCGCACGTAGGGCGAGAATAGGCTGACGAGGTTCTGGCCGATGATCTCCGGCAGCCGCAGCGAGTCCTGCGTCAGATCGTACACCGCCTGCAAGACATCGCGCCGCCACACCGAGCCCGATTCCGGCACCAGCGCGATGGCGATGAAGTTTTTACCGCCGAATTCCTTGCGGATCTTGCGGTCCACCGCAACGAAAGGGTTGTCGGCCGGCAGCTGCTGATCGGTGTTGAGATCCACCTCCAGCCGCGTCATGCCGGCGGCGACAATCGCCGCCAGCAACAATGAAACCAGGAGCACCGCCGGTGCCCGGCGCGTTACCCACTTGGCGTACAGCTGCAACGCTGAATTCATCATCCCTCCCTCTAACCGTCCCCCCGGCGCCGCTTATCGCAGCGACGGCACCAGCTGGCGGCGGTTGCGCGGCGCGGTTCTAATCTGCTGCATCAGCCAGCGGCGCGGCCGCTCGCCCAGAGCCAGAACCAGCAGCGCACTGACCACCAGCGCGAGGGCAGCGCCCCACTGTGCCGCCTCACCGCACGCCGCCGATGCCGCCAGCAGCACCCCGGCAGAGTTCACCAGCCAGACCGGCACCACGTTGAACATCGCCATCTCCTGTTCCTGGCCTTAAGGATACGGCCGGCGCCGGCGGCCGACAATTCGCCCGGAGGCATCATTTTACGCGGGCCGACGGCACCGGTACGGAGGTTTTGAAGTTCTGGTACCAACGGGCTATTGGCGAGCACGGCCGTACGCCGGCATGCTGGCGGCGGGGCGCTTGGGCCTGGGCGAGAGGAGCAGTCGTGGCACGCGAGAGAATCAAAGTGCTGATCGTGGATGATCATCCGCTGTTTCGCGAGGGGCTGCGGCAATGCCTCGAAGCCCGCAAGGAGCTGCGCGTGCTGGCGGCGGTGGGCAGCGGCGAGCAGATGTGGCAGGCACTACGCACGCACGGCCAGCCGCAGATCGTCTTGATGGACGTGGAACTGCCCGGCGAAAGCGGCATCGATCTAACCAAGGCGTTGCACGAGCGCTGCCCGGAAATCCGCGTGCTGATGCTCACCGCCTTCTCCGACACCGAGCGCGTCGTCGCCGCGCTCAAGGCGGGTGCGGCGGGCTACTTGCTGAAAAACGTCGCCCCCGACGAAATCCGCGCCACGGTCGAGCGCGCGGCGGCGGGCGAGCCGATGCTCTCGGGTGAAATCGCCGGCCGGGTGCTGCGCGAGTTCGAGCGTGAGCGCAACGAGGAGCGCTTCCGCGAACAGCTCGCCGGCCTGACCCCGCGCGAAGAGGAAATCCTCAAACTGCTGGCCACGGGCGAGTCGAACCGCCAGATCGGCAAGCGCCTGTTCATCAGCGAGCAGACCGTCAAGAACCACCTCGCCAATATCTTTCGCAAGCTGCAAGTGAACGACCGCACCAAGGCGGCCCTGCTGGCGGTGAAGCTGGGCTTGGGCGGGGAGTAACCGGCGGTGACTGCGTGGTGGCGCCACGCCCTGCGCGCCCTGGTCGTCGGCGCCGCGCTTGCAGTCACGCTGGCCGGGCTGTCGGCGGTCCGGCTCGCCGATTGGCCGACCTACGTCGTCTTCCTCCTGATTTCAGTGGTGCTGTTCTTGCCTTATGTGGAGGTGCTGCCGCGCATCAAGCTGCCGATTCCCGAGATGGCTGCGAGCATCGGCTTTCTCTACATCGCCGGCCTGCCCGTGATCGTCTTGCGCAACCTCGCCCCGGCCCTGGCCCGGCTGCTGGCCTGGGCACTGCCCGAGCAGTGGAAAGCGCGGTTGCCGCAACTGCGCGCCGGTGCCGGCATCACTCGTCGTGAGCTGCTGGGCGGCGGTTGGGGCGCGGCCTCGCCGATCAGCGGTGTCGCCACCGAGTGGGCGGCGTCGACACTCGGCATCGGCGTTCGCTGGGTCATCGCCTGCCAGCTCGCCTCGCCGCGCGAACTGACCGCGCACCCGGAGGCCATCGCCCTCGCCGAACTGGGCGGCTACGCCTGCTGGGGCCTGCTCGCCATCCTGCCGATCTATCCGAACCGGCCGTTGCTGCCGTTTTCTGCCCGCGGCCTGCGCACCGCCTTGGCCGACATTGGCTTCATCATCGCCCTGGCGCTGACGCCTTTCGTGTTCTTGATCGCGTACGGCTTTCAGACCGCCGGTCTCTCGGGCGCCGCCGCTTGGTCGCTGTCGACTCTGGGCTTACACTTCATGCTCCAGCGCCTCAACGAGCGCCGGCTACAGGTGGAAGCGCAAAACCGCCGGCTGGAGGCGCTCAACCGCGAGCTCGAGCATCGCGAGCGGCTGTCGGCGATCGGCAAGATGTCCTCGGTCGTCTCGCACCAGATACTGCAGCAGCTGGGTGTCATCGGCATCTATGCCGACCTCATCCGCAACAGCGGCGGTGAAACCGATCCGCCCGGTGCGCTCGCGGATGCGCGCCGCAACGCCGCCGCGATCGAAGCGGCCTTACAAGACGTCAACCGCGTGCTCACTGACTTACTGGTGTTCAGCCGCGACCTGCGACTCAATCTCTACGATCATCCGCTGCAGCTCGTGATCGAGGAGGCGCTCGACGATTGCCGTGCCGAGGCGAGCGCGCGCGACGTGACGGTGCGCGCGGAAGGCATTCTCGACATCACTCTCACGGTCGATAAGCTGAAGATCAAGCAGGCGCTGGTTAACATCATTCGCAACGCCATCGAGGTCTCGCCGCCGGCCAGCGCGGTGGTGGTGCGCAGCGCGCTTGGCGGCGGCAACGTCGAGGTCACGGTCAGCGACCGCGGCCCTGGTGTCGCCGAAGCCGATCGCGAAGCCATCTTCGCCCCCTTCTTCACCACCAAGGAACAGGGCACGGGGCTGGGGCTAGCGATCGCGCGGCAATTCGCCGAGGCCCACGGCGGCCGAGCCTGGGCGGAAGCCAACCGCGACGGCCATGGCTCCACCTTCACGATCCGCTTGCCACTGCGGCCACCACAGCCCGGACCGTAGCCGCTCCGCCGCTGCGCTAGCGGGATGATCTCCGTCATGCTTTCGGGTGCGAATCGTCACTTGATGCATGACGCTCGACGGTAGTAGAAAACAGCTGCGCCGAGACAAGAAGTAGCCGCGAGCAGGGTAGCGCAGGGGCGGGGCCTGGTGGGCAGCCGCGGCGCAGACTGGGGGGCACGCGTGCTCCGTTTCTCGAGATGGTCGAAGGGCTGGCCGATGGGCCGGCATGTGTCTGCGAGCGTGCGTTCAACCGCCGGACGCCGCCCGCGGCTGGGTGGCCTGCTGCGGTTCTTGCTCATGCCGGGGCTCTTGCCAGCGGCGCTGCTCACCGGCGGCGTCCTGTGGCCGGCTCCTGCGGATCCCAGCGCGCCGGGCCGTGCGGAAGACCTTGGCGGCCAGCCAAACACGCCGCCGGCGCTGGATCACTTCACGTGTTACAGCAGCATGAAGAGACAGAAGGACGCGCCGCCGTTCGTCCCGCGTTCCGTCGTCCTCACCGACCAGTTCGAGACAATGACCACAACCGTCGAGAAGCCCGTCAGCTTCTGCAACCCGGCGAACAAGAACAGCGAGGGCATTAACGACCCCACCGCCCACTTGACGTGCTACCGAATTCGAGAGGCCCTGGGACACCTGAATCCGCGACGCCGCATCGTGGTGCGGAATCAGTTCGGTGACCAGAGCCTCTCGACCTTCCGCCCCGAAACGTTATGCGTTCCCTCCGGGAAGAACGGCGGACCCTTGCCGGAGCATCTCGACCACTTCAAGTGTTACGCCGCAACCACCCTCGAGGGGACGCCGCGCTTCGAACCACGCAAAGTGACCCTCTGGGACCAGTTCCAGCTTGAGACCAAGAGCACAATGGTCAGGAGACCGGTCAGTCTCTGTACCCCGGTGGACAAGAACGGCGAGGGCATCAGCGATCCTACGGCGCTGCTGACATGCTACCGAATCGGGGACGATTCGGGCGGAGAGCAAACCGGGGACCACGGGTCCAACACCCGCGACATCACGTTGCACAACCAATTCGGCGACGATGCGTTGACTCTGCTCTCGTGGCCCCACCGGCTGTGCGTCCCTTCGACCAGGCTCGGTCCGCTGCCAGCGACCCAAACGCCCACGGCTACCTCGCGCGGTACCCCGACGCCGACGCGTACCATGACCCCGACCAGCACGCCGACGCCGACAGCCACGGACACCCCGATCCCTGCCACACCCACGTCCACTTCGAGTCAAACACCAACGGAGACGGCGACGAATACCCCACCGGCCACGCTTACGGCGACCGCAACCGGGACGTCGACGATCGCGCCAACAAGCACGCCGACCGACACCCCAACTGAAATACCGAGCGAAACTCCCACCGACACCCCCACCGACACGCCGGCGGCAACGCCGACAGACACCCCATCTCACACGCCGACGCAAACGCCCACAGACACGCCGACCGAAACTCCTACCGACACGCCCACTGAGACACCGACCGCGACGCCGACTAACACGGCAACCGCCACCGCGACCCCAAGCGACACGCCGGCGGCGACACCGACCGGCACCCTCCCGCCGACGCACACCCCAACCAGTACCGCCACGGCAACGCCGACCGATACGCCGGCGAATACGCCAACGGATACGAACACCCCCACTCGCACCCCGACGCAAACCTCAACGCCAACGTCAACACCAACAGACTCCCCAACGGTAACCCCGACCAGTACCCCCACGGCCACGCCAACCAGCACCCCGACTCAGACGCCGACGGAGACCGCAACCAATACTCCGCCCCACACGCCAACCACGACTAACACCCAGACGGACACGCCGACGCACACGCCGACAATCACCTCGACGAAGACGGCAACCAACACCCGCACCGCGACCCCCACCGCAACACCGACTGACACGCCAACCTCGGCACCGTGTGTTGCGCCGCCGGCCGATATGGTGAGCTGGTGGCCGGCCGAGGGGAACGCGACTGACATCATCAACGGCAACAGTGGTACGCTGCTCGGCGGCGTGTTCTTCACGCCGGCCACAGTCGGTCAGGGCTTCACCTTTGATAGCAACGATGACCGGGGCACGGTCCCCCACAATGCCAGCCTCGACGTTCAGAGCACCGGCTTCACCGCCGACTTCTGGATGCAGGGCACCAAGAACCAGCCGCAGTGGTGGTTCCTGGTGCTCGATAAGTCGCACGGGTTTGTGGATTCGACCGGGTGGCTGTTCCAGGGTAACTCCGGCAATGGAATCATCTACTTCGGGATTGGCGCCGGAGGCGGTGGCTC
The nucleotide sequence above comes from Deltaproteobacteria bacterium. Encoded proteins:
- a CDS encoding RNA polymerase sigma factor, coding for MRRIGAGDHDAFRLLVERHLGRLVGFAARTLGDRAGAEDVAQETFLRVWINAPRWQPTARFSTWLHRIALNLCLDRLGRGPELALDEIAEPSDPAPPAAARLQAQDIGEHVNAALAQLPAQQRIAITLCHYQGLRNIEAAGAMGVSVEALESLLARGRRRLREQLRNLLPDLLGED
- a CDS encoding EF-hand domain-containing protein is translated as MKINQWLVSGAILALPGWVLAADPPARAEIEAERAALVAQADADTSGTLSLAEFKVFEALVRDKMAEHHFNHVDTDGDGALSLDELQTDHPRRGPGRRGGPW
- a CDS encoding M23 family metallopeptidase — translated: MGNEARQPGWRTAAVVVGVAMILAGCSRGVYHRVRPGDSLYRIGKAYGVSVQALARANRLRDPSRITAGQRLFVPGARRQLPVHVITPSDVNAKAPRREELPPADGARLFAWPISAGSVTSGFGPRGESFHDGIDIAAAAGTAVLAAADGDVIYADALAGYGNVIIVRHDRGYATVYAHNRQNQAAEGARVRRGQQIATLGDSGRTTGPNLHFEVRRDNVARNPLYYLPPPTSVALAGPGSSAH
- a CDS encoding protein-L-isoaspartate(D-aspartate) O-methyltransferase, translated to MGYEAERLDMVREQLAARGIRDERVLSALAVIPRHQFVPKGQRRFAYGDHPLAIGHGQTISQPYMVALMTETMALRAGARVLEVGTGSGYQAAVLAQLGAEVFTIERVPELAAGAAERLRALGFGAQVHVRVGDGSAGWCEASPFDAIVVTAAARRIPRALLGQLAAAGCLVLPLGESELQGLARIRRMAAGWQEEYFGECRFVKLIGADGWNDA
- a CDS encoding GNAT family N-acetyltransferase — encoded protein: MNVVVRPITPTDIEVCGRIAYEAFRDIAEQHNFPPDFPSLEVATQVLTFLTQHAYGVVAEWNGQVIGSNFLTEGDAIRAVGPISVDPASQHCGVGRCLMRAVIARGREAAGIRLVQDAFNTTSMSLYASLGFEVKEPLVLVSGIPQVAPLPGVMVRRLREGDVEECAALCRRVHGLERSDELRGATAVLNPFVAIRDGRINAYTTTLTMWQAAHGVAESEANMQALIVGVAAATAQPVSFLLPTRQASLFRWCLGVGLRVIKPLTLMAMGIYHEPRGCYFPSVAY
- a CDS encoding MMPL family transporter — its product is MMNSALQLYAKWVTRRAPAVLLVSLLLAAIVAAGMTRLEVDLNTDQQLPADNPFVAVDRKIRKEFGGKNFIAIALVPESGSVWRRDVLQAVYDLTQDSLRLPEIIGQNLVSLFSPYVRVPVDQGGVLASDYLAREVPADDAGIAGLRQRYRSEPLFRDALVSADERAALVMLDFYDGVESTQLAAAVEQMVAKYRSPDIRIALTGEPIIQRFQATIVREQGLFFAGTVAAIVVVLYLAFGHIQGVILPAATALLSTAMAMGFMGLAGFRVNPWTGAVSLVVMTVAAGHSAQMLKRYYEEFRFLHDRTAAVVASASRIGAVMLAAGGTAACGFAALSLLGIPTLTEFGLGVASGIVAAVLLEMTFMLALRTLWPVGRSRTGEGPLSRGLGVVLAPIEFAVIRHPRAVVATFALVTALAVAVTPRLTTEFDTHAYWSERHQLGRDLRVFERHFPSTTTLTILLEGEPGSMKSPEAIGLMTGLQQAMAAEPGVGRTFSLADMLRRSFEVFVPEEAGSGLPADAALIGQLFFLAQSPAFDGYVDRTHSRAVVRGFLNRDDSGLTRRVLARLELYLRQNPPQRIQVALAGGVGPTVMALNDHTVNGKVLNLAILLAVIFGFSSILLRTALGGAYVVAPLAVALLANLGLFAGLGVAFDLTGASIAAIGVSVGADYAIYFLYRLREEFAAGGDLEAALRRTMHTSGRAILFVAVAISAGFGVYALSDFRPLAMCGYFIPVTMLVSAVAALALLPALVVLLRPRFILASAQISPEDIRIAVSA
- a CDS encoding response regulator transcription factor, translated to MARERIKVLIVDDHPLFREGLRQCLEARKELRVLAAVGSGEQMWQALRTHGQPQIVLMDVELPGESGIDLTKALHERCPEIRVLMLTAFSDTERVVAALKAGAAGYLLKNVAPDEIRATVERAAAGEPMLSGEIAGRVLREFERERNEERFREQLAGLTPREEEILKLLATGESNRQIGKRLFISEQTVKNHLANIFRKLQVNDRTKAALLAVKLGLGGE
- a CDS encoding HAMP domain-containing histidine kinase is translated as MTAWWRHALRALVVGAALAVTLAGLSAVRLADWPTYVVFLLISVVLFLPYVEVLPRIKLPIPEMAASIGFLYIAGLPVIVLRNLAPALARLLAWALPEQWKARLPQLRAGAGITRRELLGGGWGAASPISGVATEWAASTLGIGVRWVIACQLASPRELTAHPEAIALAELGGYACWGLLAILPIYPNRPLLPFSARGLRTALADIGFIIALALTPFVFLIAYGFQTAGLSGAAAWSLSTLGLHFMLQRLNERRLQVEAQNRRLEALNRELEHRERLSAIGKMSSVVSHQILQQLGVIGIYADLIRNSGGETDPPGALADARRNAAAIEAALQDVNRVLTDLLVFSRDLRLNLYDHPLQLVIEEALDDCRAEASARDVTVRAEGILDITLTVDKLKIKQALVNIIRNAIEVSPPASAVVVRSALGGGNVEVTVSDRGPGVAEADREAIFAPFFTTKEQGTGLGLAIARQFAEAHGGRAWAEANRDGHGSTFTIRLPLRPPQPGP
- a CDS encoding LamG domain-containing protein, with the translated sequence MGRHVSASVRSTAGRRPRLGGLLRFLLMPGLLPAALLTGGVLWPAPADPSAPGRAEDLGGQPNTPPALDHFTCYSSMKRQKDAPPFVPRSVVLTDQFETMTTTVEKPVSFCNPANKNSEGINDPTAHLTCYRIREALGHLNPRRRIVVRNQFGDQSLSTFRPETLCVPSGKNGGPLPEHLDHFKCYAATTLEGTPRFEPRKVTLWDQFQLETKSTMVRRPVSLCTPVDKNGEGISDPTALLTCYRIGDDSGGEQTGDHGSNTRDITLHNQFGDDALTLLSWPHRLCVPSTRLGPLPATQTPTATSRGTPTPTRTMTPTSTPTPTATDTPIPATPTSTSSQTPTETATNTPPATLTATATGTSTIAPTSTPTDTPTEIPSETPTDTPTDTPAATPTDTPSHTPTQTPTDTPTETPTDTPTETPTATPTNTATATATPSDTPAATPTGTLPPTHTPTSTATATPTDTPANTPTDTNTPTRTPTQTSTPTSTPTDSPTVTPTSTPTATPTSTPTQTPTETATNTPPHTPTTTNTQTDTPTHTPTITSTKTATNTRTATPTATPTDTPTSAPCVAPPADMVSWWPAEGNATDIINGNSGTLLGGVFFTPATVGQGFTFDSNDDRGTVPHNASLDVQSTGFTADFWMQGTKNQPQWWFLVLDKSHGFVDSTGWLFQGNSGNGIIYFGIGAGGGGSANFPGVYSTVDVLDGNSHHLAGTWDGSTIRLYVDGGLQGTASLSTPANNNRAVNIAFAWGGGTPQRFFRGVVDEIQIFQRALSAAEIQGIFGARSNGKCTPTPTATITVTPTTTPTATPTHTPTHTPATTPTQSPTRTPTDTPPATNSPTVSPTSTPTNTRTSTPTNTPTVTPTATPTVTPTATPTDTATRTPTITSTPTETPTRTPTATPTNTGTPRPDLVVTAFSATTSTTVDAGQAITLTWTVANQAASLGTAFQPWHDRVWLSTDNTFGGDSP